caAATCTTTGTTCCCAGAGTATGTacatgaagttttagctcaaaataccatatagatcatttattatagcatgttaaaaatgccaatttttaggtgtgagcaaaaaggTGCCTTTTTGGgtgtctttttaaaatgcaaattagctgatctctgcactaaatagcagtgccgtggttggatagggCAGATTGAGGTGGTGATGGAGCAGTGGATAAGACATTTACCTATGGTGTTAGAGACCCAGGTTCGAATctactgtgacacaccattttgtccctgagcaagacagttaacccctagttgctccagaggtgtgcgacctctgacatatatagcaattgtaagtcgctttggataaaagcgtcagccaAATCAATAAGcaagattaaggggtggtattatcccattctgacatcacaaggggagccacactgcacaaaatgattttcaagacaaaaaaaatcttagttttCAGTaacaatatctaaaaattcttaaattaagatgctttttcttgatgagcaaaacgacccaagaaaataagtctagtttttagaccaaaaatataaaatgtaagtgattttgtgcataaaacaagcaaaaaaatctgccaatggggtaaggtAATTTCTCTttaaattttcttgaattaagtgtttaagaaaaatgtgcaagatttttttgcttagcccattggcagattttgttgcttgttttatgcacaaaatcacttaaagggatagttcacccaaaaatgaacattttgtcatcgtttactcactcatgttgttacaaacctgtatgtctttgttctgaagaacacaaagcaagatattttgagaaatgtttgtaagcaaaccgttcgtggaccccattcacttccatagtattcttttctcctactatggaagtgaatggggtccacgaatggttttgTTATAAACATTTCTAATATTCTtcaaatattttcctttgtgttcatcagaacaaagaaatgtatgtgggtttgtaaaaacatgagggtaagtaaatgatgacagaattttcatttttgggtgaactatccctttaaatttgatatttttggtctaaaaactagacttattttcttgggtcattttgctcatcaagaataGTATTCTTAGTGCAAATTTCAATGATctgttttttcacatgcttgcagagactgggtaccaaaactaagtaactgggttgatcttattaaaaaaaaatctgattttcataatatgtcccatTTAAAGTGATGTGTGTcttattttgcacataaaatCTATTTATAGTTATATAAAAACAAGTGTATATAAATTTTGTCTGattgtttattgtttgatttgttttgtttgatgtTGTATTGTGGTTGTGTTGTTTTGTATTATGATTTTTGTATTAATGTAATATTAATTATTGGGGAGGGCGTTTATAAGCTTTTTGCTTCGGCCTACTCCTTTTGAGCAGAATAGCTACTGCtcgaataaataaataaataaataagttaagccaaatttatttaaatagggCTTTTTTATAATGTATGGGTTCAAAACAGCTTTATATGAAAGACACCATAGAAAATGACAATTTCTTAATAATCTTAGTCTTAGAAATAAAGGTAGAAAAGCTGTTACTGGGGTAGTaccctttttaaaaagtacacctttgtaccttaaaggaacagtatgtacgaattttatatcaattaatcataaaatggccctgatatgtcactagacattaagaaatcattttcatttcaaatatttatatcactgacaacagtggtccggccaggatattgtcatttaaaaagtggagttgcagccctcaactgaggtttatgttgtcatgttgtgtattggccaccagctgtgtgattgcagtaccagttttagccacaagttttgtgattgcaataccacaatcctacatactgttcctttaagggtaaatatttttaaagtcgccatgaaacggatgTAACGATTGTCTAATTTTCGGTAAAATGGcttatgaaataaaaaaaatagggCGGGACTTAAATTTGTCTATCAAGAattgattggatcatttgaagttgggtcatgttgctatttgctgcCATCttttcccggaccccgcccacctgccatatcGTATGAGAGTTTGGTGGAGGGGAGaagatttgcgtttttgattaaagattatgagggcatcTGAATTTTTAAAGCATaataaaacatctaaaaaaaacacaacattccaaaacaaattacagttttcaTTTCAGTTTTATTGCAACTTTAAATCCTACCATCCCAGTGATCGCTTTAATAACTTGATTTCAGTACATATACTATTATACAATATATAATAGTATTTTTGCAAATTTTATTGTCCTCATAAAtagattataatctaataaaatTCGAGGACAATAAAATGTGCAATAAtacccaacttcaaatgatccaatcaatTCTTGATAGACAAATTTAAGTCCCGCcctatttttttaatttcataAGCTGTTTTACCGAAAATTAGACAATCGTTACATCCGTTccatggcaactttaaaaatattaacccttaaggtacaaaggtgtactttttaaatgaaaaaggtTTTTAATTTAAGTCAAGCATTTTTTCGTGAAATGTTTACTTGAAAAGTGTGCTTGTTATTTGTCTGGTTATCTAATGCTACGACAAAATCTACTATCATAGCTATTAGGGTCATCAAGCGATTTCTCTACATGTATATTAATACAGTGTAATGTTTCATTTCAGTGATGGAAGCAAAGACTTTTACCATGTTAAAAACCAACCTGTGTAAGTGGTGTGACCACTCGAATCCCATATGCGAAGAAAATGTCTGCACGAGCAACTGCAGTCTGACCTCTTACTGTACGCTGAATGAGGAAGTGTGTGTAGCCATATGGTGAGTCTAATGGATCAACTTGAGTAAGTGATGTTGTGTACACAAATTGAGTTTAATGTTGCTAATATAAACAATGTTCTCTGTGGTACATTTAAATGCTTTAAACTCTTTGGCAACACCGTAAGATACTGATATGAAACTAAAGAAGCAGCATATTTTAATATGCTTCCAATAAATAAGGGTTTAGCTGCCATACAACCCTTATGACCTGTGCAGTGATAAGGTTGCTTTTCAACTTGAAATGTTTTGCGCCATTTCCAACCAGCTCAGTCTATGAAAGAGCTTGTCTGACAAAtatcaaacacatttttaacctCTAGCAAAGTTTTAACTCTGGAATTAAATACAAAGTGCGCAGGGATTGACCGAATGCTTTTTACTCGAAATTTCATCATAAAAACCTTTTTCCAGAGCGCATTTTAAACTCTGATCCCATGTTTGTCTTTCCGAGGGGTTCGGTTGTTGTTTTAACCAACTGAAGGGGATTTCTCTGTGCTCTCTAATATCGTGCTGTGCTTGACTTTGATCCTGTGATGTTTCTCGCAGGAAGAAGGACAACGTGAGTGTCAGCGTGAAGACGATGTGCTATAACCCGCAGCATCCACTGGAGAACATCATTCTGACAAATTACTCCACGACAGAGTGTCGGATGTCACCACAACCCTCAGATGATGGACTGCTTTTTATCTGCGCCTGTATCGGTGATCAGGAGTGCAACGACAAGCTCATCTTTGACAAAGGACCGAATGGTACTATATGCATGTCATAAAATTTATCAATCAGactctgaccaatcagaatcaatataataaatgtattttttccaGGATATTCAAAGGTGAAGTCCATGGAGATCATTCCAATAGTAGTCATAAGCCTTGTCACCACACTCATCCTTGGCGTCGTCATTGCCGGCATCAGCTTTTACCTCTACCGTACCCGTCAGCCCTGCAAACAACCCAAAGACTGGGCACCAAGACGCACCCACTACCAGTCCCTGGATCCAGCAGAGGTCTGCGCCGGCCAAGCGAATGGTAGCGATTACCACGACAAGATGACTCCACTCAGCGACGACGTCAGTTCTGAAATATCATCGACGTGTGCCAATAACCTAAACCACAACACAGAGCAGCTGCCCATCCAGCTGGAGACCCTGGTGGGTAAGGGGCGCTTCGCTGAAGTGTGGCAGGCACGACTCAGCCATAATGAGGGCGGACATTACGAAACCGTGGCTGTTAAGATCTTCCCGGCAGTAGAGTATACCTCATGGTGTAATGAAAGAGCTATTTTCTCTGATGCCAACTTAAAACATGAGAACGTGGTGCAGTTCTTGACGGCCGAGGAACGGGGTGGCACGTCTCAGAGGCAATATTGGCTCATCATGGCTTATTACAGCCTGGGGAACCTTCAAGACTTTCTGGTTTCTCATGTTCTCACCTGGGCCGAACTGTGCGCGCTGGCAGGCTCTGTGGCGAGAGGCCTGGCACACCTGCACAGTGACATCGCACCATGCGGCACGCCAAAGGTGCCAATCGCCCATCGAGATCTGAAGAGCAGTAACGTTGTGTTGAAGAGCCGCACCGAGTGTGCGCTCTGCGATTTCGGACTGGCTTTGCGACTCGACCTTTCACTCACCGTAGATGATTTTGCCAACAGTGGACAGGTAAGAAGGAGGAAAAAATATGGGGTCTGCTCCAAAACCTGGTGAGCCTTTGCCATAAACTCTCAGAGgaaaggtacaagaaggtacaatatgtgtcactgggatggtacctcaaaggtgcatattggtacatcaaaagtaaatatttgtactaaaatgGTACGTATTAGGAATTAACTTTCTCTCACTTTGTCTGCCATATGATATGACTGAGCTTGTTGCAGTGCATTTTGAGATTGCATTTCTTTTAGAAGACACTTTGGGTGCCTTCgccaaaaaaagtgtaaaaccTTTTGGACCACTGTTGGTATCAACAGAGTGCCTACCCAGGTTTTGGAACAGAGCTATGGTTTCAAAGTGTTCGTACATACACCAAAAATATAATCTCTTAAAAAGGTCAATGTGATCATTTGTGCAAGCTAAAAGCTCTTTGGTTGATGTGTTAAAGTCATAGATTTAATCGCATAAATCTTCGTAACCATTTGTAATTCAATTTGGTGCAGTtgtcttattttatttactctGAGTCTCATAGGTGGGGACAGCACGCTACATGGCTCCTGAAGTCCTGGAGTCCAGGGTGAATCTTGAGGATTTGGAGTCTTTTAAACAGATGGATGTATACTCCATGGCCCTGGTGCTGTGGGAAATGGTCTCTAGGTGTGATGTCATAGGAGGCAAGTATTGTCAAGCTTTCTtgtgcacatacagtatataattcTGTCTGTAAAAACTCACCAAATATCTTTAACATTGATGGAGTAAGACCATGTCAATTTCTCATATTCAAATGaaagtgaaatcaaactcctGATGCTTCTTATCTATCTCTTAATTCGATTGAGACTTTAGactgaatttcacagacagtcTAACATACACTGTGTTGTCATGCTGAAGCGTGTAGATACAAATAAGAGCTTTAATTGTCTTTTCAACAGAAGTGAAGAATTACGAGCCACCATTTGGCTCCAAGGTGTGCGAGCAGCCGTGTATAGACAGCATGAGAGAACTGGTGTTAAGAGACAGAGGACGACCAGATATCCCAGAGAGCTGGACAACACATCCAGTGGGTACACAACTGGACATGCATGGAACTCAAAGACAAAATTTACTTTAATGCATCAatctcagtactgatcaaaactaccaaatgcttacaaaatttccatgattttaactctttaattgccaattTCGTaggtggtgtcactgatttgggggaaaaacacacaaattgacagattttcaatataaaaatgattgtggactggatttctttttacctttttcacagtcttgggcttgtaacattggctttgatgcatttttagtttttgtgcaggatcagttttttttctccctcgtttactgtttttgccccattgacttccattataacaacattttttgattgcaaagccatgacaccatataatcatgcattcttgattgttggctgttttgctaagaggtaaaatttgtcatttttactgttgattaccatgtggcaccattaaccctttagtaggccttGATTTCTGGCTTGTTCATTGAGATATATTGAGTATAACAGCATattagagagaaagagagcaagaatgcatgataatatggtgtcatggctttgcaatcaaaaaaATGTCGTTATAAGTCAGTGGGGCAAAAAAAGCCACGAACAACCaattagggagaaaaaaataaaaactgatgctgcacaaaaactaaaaatgcatcaaagccagtGTTTTAACCAATCTTTGACAaacccaagactgtgaaaaatagggaaaaatccagtccacaatcaatttattattgaaaatctgtaattttgtgtgtttttgtcatCAAATTagtgacaccacttatgaacttggcaattaaagagttaaaatcatgaaaattttgtgaacatttggtagttttggtCAGTTCTGAGggtgattaacagatttatgaaaaaaatggaATATATTCCAATATAAATATTggaaaatattaatttcataaacACGAACAACCCGAAAGGGTAATAAATTTGCCCATGgtatattgttgagtttttgaaaattttcaaagcattttctcaaaatatgtgtgaatataagatttgtcaccaaaatcattccatttgctcaaacacagagaaagttgtggccaaattaaaacataaaaaaaacaaaaatggccTCAACAACCCATAAGGGTTAATGATGATTCTAACCTATAGTAAATACATGTAGTTTACTAGTGGTTGCTTAAAGGGAAACTCCACATTTTTGAAAACAGtttaattttccagctccccttgagttaaacaattgagttttaccgttttggaatccattcagccgatctctgggtctagCGATACCACTTTtaacatagcttagcataatccattgaatctgattagaccattagcattgcactcaAAAATGACCACCAAAGAGTTGCTTTTGGCAGTAATTTTAGTCATGGAGGACTAAAGTCCTATCTATTTGAATGGGGAAAGATGAATATATCTCTAAAATTATGTGCTAAAATCTATTTTGACAAATAACGTGCTTTATCTCAAGGTATTTTGTTGTAGTCAcaaaattttgatttatttatttgtgttcatggacCCGATTTTCCTCTTTTACTTGTCATAGTACGAATTTCTGTAAATTTTTTCGTGACCCAGAGCATGgctttctttttttgtgttattttaaactattgtcgcttggggtttggaaatgaaacataaaaagtaaacttaaCAAACATTTCTGTTGTCTTACACAGGGCATGCAGCTTTTGTGTGCAACGATAACCGAGTGCTGGGACCACGACCCAGAAGCCCGTCTGACTGCTCATTGTGTAGTGGAGCGCTTTAATACTCTGGCACAGGAAGACCTGCAGAACTCCATCTCAACCCAAGCTCTCGTACTGACATCAACAGAGCAAACCTCATCCATCCCCTGTCTTCCTCCAAGCACGGACGACAGCGCTGGCGTCCATCCTTCTGCTGAAGATGACACGCAGATCTCCGCTTCCTCCAGGCAACCAAGTCAAATGTGACCTGCCTGGAAAATCAAGACTCGTTTTTGTAACGCATATTGGTTCATTATGTGGAGCTGGTCTccgtttttaaatgctaaacCAAACCGGTGTTCAGAGAGGGGTTTTTGTTCTGACGTTGTGGTTTTCTTGTTGTGGCGAGCAAAGAAACGGAAATTTTCTCCGCAAGGCGTCGTGCCATAACGCAACATACGCTGTTGCAGACGGGAGGGATGTTTAGGGGACTTTTGGCAGTAAGCTCTGCGCGAGCCGTAAAGTGTGGCATTCTTTGCTCTACAAATGTTTTCCCAAAATTGTTTACCacacataattttctcatctGAAAATTTCCATCGCCCTCTGAGTCACTAGTTTTTAACATCCATGTGATCTTTCCATAAACTCAGCTTTTTGGGGACTTCAATTTGATTAACCACAGCACTGCAGCGTAAATACTCAAAAGGACGATACACCAGCGACTGGAAATGACTGCTGTTTATAGACCAAAAGGCCGGATTTCGTTTTACTGCTCACAGAGAGCTGTATTATTATCAACAGATTTAAGAGTAACTTAGTTTAATGGGTTTCTTTTTTTCTCAGTTTCTTTGCACTGACCCTTTGTAACCACTGACCCGACTGCTTAGATTAAACGACAACTAGATTAAGTGTTCCCATGAGCCAAAATGTCTGGGCTTATCAATGACCACCAGCCTCAGATGTTGTGGAACAGCCTGACTTTGATTATGTAATTCATTTATCCTAAGCAAGGGGAGAATTTTTCCTCTGATGGTTAACCAGATTTAAGTCGATGTTTATTTCATGAACTTGTGTTACAAATACTCATTATGAAAAGCATGCCACTGAATTGTTTTCTCTAGAAACATGTTTGTTTTTAGCAATTTGAGTTTTACTCGAGATATTCGACTGACAGAAAAAATCCATACCAGATTGCAGACTGAAAATGAACTGATGGAGATCATTATTTTCTGTACAAACGGCAACATAAATATATGGCAGCCTGTTGTGCTTTTTCCATTACTGAAGCTAGAACAAAGATGTCAAGTCATTTGATTTATTCCTATTGTGAACTGGTTTCACGGTTGTACAGTAATCGgtacaaaaaatgtatgcaatCTTCCTGTTTATGTGAGTTTTGTCTTTGCCTCTTGACCAAATGACAAAGTGACACGGTCATCAGATATATTGTTCATGTTATGCAGCACCTTTTGAATGCTAACTTTAGAAACATGTTTTATTAGATAAATTAGTTTAATATTACCGGTTGTATTAGTTAAAGGGATACTGTGAAAGATCATTAAGATGTAAGTGAATGTGGGGAAGGAGGTAAAACTTATAATATGATTACCAAATAAAACAACTATATATTCTATTGAAAATAAAGTGTAGTGTTGTGAGAAACATTTCAATTAgtcaacaaataaataaatgaacagtTTTATAATGTATAAGTTGATATGAACAGTTCAGAttcaaaaccctctaagtgcatctgatatgttttcttttaaatgagcatttttatcaggcccttatgtttaggttcattaatttcactttaatagcAATATGAAGGTTATTAGTCTATCATTGaaatgcctttttttttttaaagtaactttagttatttcatttgtatttaaaatatttgactGTTGTTCCCTGCAAAAcactctaagtgcatgcaaacctttttgcaaaaaaaaaatcaaaatcaaaaaGACATTTACAGTAGCAAAATCACTGAAGATGAAACTAGAAACATGAAAATCACAATgtaaataaagaaaatgaagggGGCGATGTAATCCATGTGGCTGCCACATTGTGTTGCATTCAAGTCCAAGTACTCATAAAAGACccaattttttatttcattcaggttctggctagaggggatacagTTATGGCCAAATCTAGCGAGATTTTAGGTTCGGGGTAAGATTAGGAGGAAAACAGCAGATCTGGctagataggatacagctaCAGCATAAATCCCATCAAATGTTGGATTTGGGGGTCAgattaggatgaaaaacagCAGTTCTGGCTGGATAGGATACAGCTACAGCATAAATCCCATCAAATGTTGGGTTTGGGGGTCAgattaggatgaaaaacagCAGTTCTGTCTGGATAGGATACAGCTACAGCATAAATCCCATCAAATGTTGGGTTTGGGGGTCAgattaggatgaaaaacagcggtccgggctagatgggatacagctacagcaTAAATCCCAtcaaatgttgggtttagggttaggttttggagtaagattaggatgaaaaacagCAGTTCTGGCTGGATAGGATACAGCTACAGCATAAATCCAATCAAATGTTGGGTTTGGGGGTCAgattaggatgaaaaacagCAGTTCTGTCTGGATAGGATACAGCTACAGCATAAATCCCAtcaaatgttgggtttagggttaggttttggagtaagattaggatgaaaaacagCAGTTCTGGCTGGATAGGATACAGCTACAGCATAAATCCAAtcaaatgttgggtttagggttaggtttgggggtcgGTTTAGGATGAAAAACTGTGGCTCTGGctagataggatacagctaTAGCATAAATCCCAtcaaatgttgggtttaggttCAGGTTTGGGGGTCggattaggataaaaacagCGTTTCTGGCTGGATAGGATACAGCTACAGCATAAATCCCATCAaattttgggtttagggttaggtttgggggtaagaataggatgaaaaacagcggttcgggctagatgggatacagctacagcaTAAATCCCAtcaaatgttgggtttagggtcaGGTTTTGGGGTAAgattaggatgaaaaacagCAGTTCTGGCTGGATAGGATACAGCTACAGCATAAATCCAtcaaatgttgggtttagggttaggttttggggtaagattaggatgaaaaacagcggttcgggctagatgggatacagctacagcaTAAATCCCAtcaaatgttgggtttagggttaggttttggggtaagattaggatgaaaaacagCAGTTCTGGCTGGATAGTATACAGCTACCGCATAAATCCAAtcaaatgttgggtttagggttaggttttggggtaagattaggatgaaaaacagCAGTTCTGGCTGGATAGGATACAGCTACCGCATAAATCCAAtcaaatgttgggtttagggttaggtttgggggtcggattaggatgaaaaactGTGGCTCTGGctagataggatacagctaTAGCATAAATCCCAtcaaatgttgggtttagggttagttttaGGGGTCAgattaggatgaaaaacagCAGTTCTGActagataggatacagctaTAGCATAAATCCAtcaaatgttgggtttagggttaggtttgggggtaagATTAGGATGGAAAAACAGCGGTTCGGGCTAGATGGGATCCAGCTACAGCATAAATCCCAtcaaatgttgggtttaggttCAGGTTTGGGGGTCggattaggataaaaacagcgtttctggctagataggatacagctaTAGCATAAATCCCAtcaaatgttgggtttaggttcaggtttgggggtaggattaggataaaaacagcgtttctggctagataggatacagctaCAGCATAAATCCCATCAAATGTTGGGTTAAGGTTTAAGTTTGGGGGTCGGATTAAAGAAACCGCACTCATTCTgcgacatttcacaagattatGGCAGTAGCTGTATCCCTTGTAGCCACAACCTGTGATCCACGATTAGTCTTTTATGCACTTTGACGAAATATCGACGTGgcagattctgccaacaaaccagtatttttttgaggctgggattaagtaGATTTTAAATGgaggtatttgatgaacatacaTCCCATTTTTGACATGCATTCAGGGCTTTAATTTGCATTTTAGCTTGTCACTTACTAGTTAAAATTACCTtattgtactttgtttaaacCACCTAatattattttcatattttaaaactgtcacatgtttgacaggtgtacaaaaatgtactgcaTAGCAGGAATGACCCGAACAACAAGAAACCAGTCAAGTACACCAATAGTTGAAATCCTCCATATAttaacaattttattttttcaatcaTATTTTTTCAATCTGAGGCTACAAGGAGTGTATTTAAAACATCAGTGCAGCTGATGGCTCAGCAAAATAACTTGAAAGTGGAAAGCACAGCAGATGGGACCTGTGTATTTTGCTGACATATAATAAAAGAGGATGTGATCATGTGAACAACAGCTGTAGCTTCACTTGTACTACGTTTTAATAAGAAATCTGACAGGTGATTAGTGGAACGTGAGGAAGACTAACACCAATAAGGCACCACAAGTATCTCACCATGATCAATGAGACTTTATACGAAACATGTAAAACTCTAATCAGTGCGTGTTGGGTTACACTCCAACCAACCGAAAACCGGCAAATTAAGTGATTAAACCAAAAGTCAATCATCATCAGAATTTTCCTACACCTGCAAAACAAAAAGGTTTTTCATGATCTTATCTCATGGACTGGACCAGCTAATCTTCAAAAACTTGAAGAATCTTCAATATACAGAgctgttcacccaaaaatgaaaattatgtcattgtTTACCCCTATGTCATTTCCTATATTGATTTCTTTCATTAAACATAAAAAGAGATAAGAGATTGTATAGATAAGAGCTGTTTGTTGTTTCACAAAATAAAGGGAAAAAATTCAGGGTCGGTACGGGTGAATGAATGACAATTTCAGTTTTGGGGTGAACTTTCTCTTTAAAGATCAACATTTCCATCGAGGAAGAATCTGTGTTGTCTTT
The genomic region above belongs to Paramisgurnus dabryanus chromosome 15, PD_genome_1.1, whole genome shotgun sequence and contains:
- the tgfbr2l gene encoding TGF-beta receptor type-2; amino-acid sequence: MMGLKGCWSLWLQASALLSFWLMEAKTFTMLKTNLCKWCDHSNPICEENVCTSNCSLTSYCTLNEEVCVAIWKKDNVSVSVKTMCYNPQHPLENIILTNYSTTECRMSPQPSDDGLLFICACIGDQECNDKLIFDKGPNGYSKVKSMEIIPIVVISLVTTLILGVVIAGISFYLYRTRQPCKQPKDWAPRRTHYQSLDPAEVCAGQANGSDYHDKMTPLSDDVSSEISSTCANNLNHNTEQLPIQLETLVGKGRFAEVWQARLSHNEGGHYETVAVKIFPAVEYTSWCNERAIFSDANLKHENVVQFLTAEERGGTSQRQYWLIMAYYSLGNLQDFLVSHVLTWAELCALAGSVARGLAHLHSDIAPCGTPKVPIAHRDLKSSNVVLKSRTECALCDFGLALRLDLSLTVDDFANSGQVGTARYMAPEVLESRVNLEDLESFKQMDVYSMALVLWEMVSRCDVIGEVKNYEPPFGSKVCEQPCIDSMRELVLRDRGRPDIPESWTTHPGMQLLCATITECWDHDPEARLTAHCVVERFNTLAQEDLQNSISTQALVLTSTEQTSSIPCLPPSTDDSAGVHPSAEDDTQISASSRQPSQM